One Sediminicola sp. YIK13 DNA segment encodes these proteins:
- a CDS encoding heavy metal translocating P-type ATPase, translating to MKHTYQIHGMTCNGCRTHVETTLQKVGGVVSASVDLEKAEAVIEMDSHIPIDSFKTALEKAGGHYTIHPLGEKKVISKEKVKSPAGKGTGTYYCPMHCEGDKTYEKPGDCPVCGMDLVEEQRLVTTVTKYTCPMHLEVVKDGPGSCPICGMDLVPMKPDLSTEEKNYKKLSKKFWVSVVFTLPIFLIAMSEMVPNNPLYDILELNYWNWIQFALSIPVVFYATWMFFERAYRSILSWNLNMFTLIGIGAGVAWLFSVFGLVFPDFFPEQFKTESGTVYVYFEAATVILTLVLMGQVLEARAHGKTNSAVKELLKLAPNKAIRIVNGKEEEISIDAIALGDILRVKPGDKIPVDGSITEGRTTVDESMITGEPLPVDKEEGDSLSSGTINGNQTFLMKAEKIGSDTLLAQIIQMVNDASRSKAPIQKLADTISGYFVPVVVLISLITFVVWAIWGPDPAYVYALVNAIAVLIIACPCALGLATPMSVMVGVGKGAQNGVLIKNAEALEKLVKVNVLIVDKTGTLTEGKPTVETVGASSNNYSNKEVLQYIISINQYSEHPLAEATVNYGKDQGVELLETEGFNAVTGKGVEGIVSGKKVALGNDKMMEHAGAVIPQDMGDEAKSFQRQGKTVSYLSIDKEGVGFIVIGDKIKQTSAKAIKDLQAKGIDVIMLTGDNHETAQAVATELNLADFKASMLPEDKLKEVEKLQKSGKVVAMAGDGINDAPALAKSDVGIAMGTGTDVAIESAGVTLVKGDLQGIVKARNLSDQVMKNIKQNLFFALIYNTLGVPIAAGILFPVFGILLSPMIAAAAMSFSSVSVIANALRLRTSNIN from the coding sequence ATGAAACATACGTATCAAATTCATGGAATGACTTGCAATGGGTGTCGTACTCATGTCGAAACAACTTTGCAAAAAGTAGGTGGTGTCGTTAGTGCTTCCGTGGATCTGGAAAAAGCGGAGGCCGTTATAGAAATGGATTCCCATATTCCTATCGATTCTTTTAAAACTGCCTTGGAAAAAGCCGGAGGACATTATACGATTCATCCTTTGGGCGAAAAGAAAGTGATCTCTAAGGAAAAGGTAAAATCACCTGCAGGAAAAGGCACGGGAACCTATTATTGTCCAATGCATTGCGAAGGGGATAAAACCTATGAAAAACCAGGAGATTGTCCTGTTTGTGGAATGGATTTGGTGGAAGAGCAACGATTGGTGACAACCGTTACAAAGTATACCTGTCCGATGCATCTAGAGGTGGTCAAAGATGGCCCAGGTTCGTGTCCTATCTGTGGTATGGATCTGGTACCGATGAAGCCTGATTTATCCACCGAAGAAAAGAACTATAAGAAATTGTCAAAAAAGTTTTGGGTGTCCGTTGTGTTCACCCTCCCCATATTTTTGATTGCCATGTCCGAAATGGTCCCCAATAATCCATTGTACGATATATTGGAGCTCAACTACTGGAATTGGATACAATTTGCCCTTTCCATCCCTGTCGTTTTTTATGCCACCTGGATGTTTTTTGAAAGAGCTTACCGCTCCATCCTTTCTTGGAACCTAAATATGTTCACCCTCATAGGCATCGGTGCAGGGGTGGCTTGGTTATTTAGTGTTTTTGGCTTGGTCTTTCCAGATTTTTTTCCAGAACAGTTCAAGACCGAATCCGGGACCGTATATGTCTATTTTGAGGCAGCAACGGTTATTTTAACATTGGTTTTAATGGGACAGGTTTTAGAGGCCCGTGCCCATGGCAAAACCAATTCAGCTGTAAAGGAATTGTTGAAATTGGCTCCCAATAAGGCTATACGGATTGTAAATGGGAAGGAAGAAGAAATTAGTATCGATGCCATTGCCCTAGGGGATATATTACGTGTTAAGCCAGGGGACAAAATTCCGGTGGACGGATCTATAACGGAAGGTCGTACCACAGTGGATGAGTCCATGATCACTGGTGAACCCCTACCTGTGGATAAAGAAGAAGGAGATAGCTTGAGCAGTGGGACCATCAACGGGAACCAAACTTTTTTAATGAAGGCGGAAAAAATTGGATCCGACACTTTATTGGCACAGATCATTCAGATGGTAAATGATGCCAGTAGGAGCAAGGCTCCAATTCAAAAACTGGCCGATACTATTTCAGGGTATTTTGTCCCGGTCGTTGTTTTGATCTCCCTTATTACGTTCGTAGTATGGGCCATCTGGGGACCCGATCCGGCCTATGTATATGCTCTGGTGAATGCCATTGCAGTTTTAATTATTGCCTGTCCCTGTGCCTTAGGGCTGGCTACCCCCATGTCCGTAATGGTTGGGGTGGGGAAAGGAGCCCAGAATGGGGTTTTGATAAAAAATGCCGAGGCCTTGGAGAAATTGGTAAAAGTAAATGTCCTGATCGTGGATAAGACGGGGACCTTAACAGAAGGCAAACCTACTGTGGAAACGGTAGGTGCTTCAAGTAACAACTATTCCAACAAGGAAGTACTTCAATATATTATTTCTATCAATCAATACAGTGAGCACCCTTTGGCGGAGGCTACCGTAAATTATGGTAAAGATCAAGGTGTTGAACTCTTGGAAACAGAGGGGTTTAATGCGGTTACAGGGAAAGGCGTTGAAGGAATCGTTAGTGGTAAAAAGGTGGCCTTGGGCAATGATAAAATGATGGAGCATGCTGGCGCGGTGATTCCCCAGGATATGGGAGATGAGGCTAAATCCTTTCAAAGGCAGGGAAAAACTGTTTCTTACCTTTCCATAGATAAAGAAGGTGTTGGTTTTATCGTAATCGGAGATAAAATAAAACAAACCAGTGCCAAAGCCATTAAGGATTTACAAGCGAAGGGAATTGATGTAATCATGTTGACCGGAGATAATCACGAAACCGCCCAAGCGGTGGCAACAGAATTGAACTTGGCAGATTTTAAAGCGTCCATGTTGCCGGAGGACAAATTGAAAGAAGTGGAGAAACTCCAAAAAAGCGGCAAGGTGGTTGCCATGGCCGGAGATGGCATCAACGATGCCCCGGCATTGGCGAAAAGCGATGTTGGCATTGCCATGGGCACAGGTACGGATGTGGCCATTGAAAGTGCAGGGGTTACCCTGGTGAAAGGAGATTTACAGGGTATCGTTAAGGCGAGAAACCTAAGTGACCAAGTCATGAAGAATATAAAACAAAATTTATTTTTTGCCCTTATTTATAACACTTTAGGTGTGCCGATCGCAGCCGGTATCCTATTTCCTGTTTTTGGAATATTATTGTCCCCTATGATTGCTGCAGCCGCGATGAGTTTTAGTTCGGTATCGGTAATAGCCAATGCACTTAGATTGCGAACTTCTAATATAAACTAA
- a CDS encoding DUF3347 domain-containing protein, which produces MKYNMLMKRKQSNNAILAGLTLLVMTACGEEKKKAPMEPEASAVTEIKEDATAMVSFNEDATGKIFQGYLAIKTALTNTDVEGTQAAAKAFTGNLDENQMELKGVAQEMANTKDIAKQRELFATLTSKVEQLFKDQLAQGTIYKQFCPMAFNNTGGYWFSDVSEIRNPYYGDMMLTCGAVKETIQ; this is translated from the coding sequence ATGAAGTACAATATGTTAATGAAAAGGAAACAAAGTAATAATGCAATTTTGGCAGGACTCACCCTTTTGGTAATGACCGCATGTGGTGAGGAAAAGAAAAAGGCACCTATGGAGCCAGAAGCCTCGGCAGTGACAGAAATCAAAGAAGATGCTACAGCCATGGTTTCCTTTAACGAGGATGCTACTGGGAAGATTTTTCAGGGCTACTTGGCCATAAAAACTGCCTTGACCAATACAGATGTCGAGGGGACACAGGCTGCTGCGAAGGCGTTTACCGGGAACCTAGATGAAAATCAAATGGAATTAAAGGGCGTTGCTCAAGAAATGGCTAATACGAAGGATATTGCAAAACAAAGGGAGTTGTTTGCCACTTTAACCTCTAAGGTGGAACAACTGTTTAAGGATCAGTTGGCCCAAGGTACTATTTATAAGCAGTTTTGCCCAATGGCCTTTAATAATACAGGAGGATATTGGTTTTCGGACGTTTCAGAAATTAGAAATCCGTATTATGGAGACATGATGTTGACCTGTGGAGCTGTAAAGGAAACGATTCAATAG
- a CDS encoding TolC family protein — translation MKFNHVHKVMLLFMLLLVHVSQGQNLESFLEQAEANNPEVQAFELRYNISKEKVNEVNTLPNTEVSAGLFISEPETRTGAQKARFSVKQMMPWFGSITARENYIAALSEVDYLDMVIIKRKLRLSVSQSYYRLYAIKKQQAVLAENIELLKNYEKLALTSLEVGNASAVDVLRLQIRQNELQAQKEVLVLDYVSEEILFNNLLNREGELPIDLTDNLSVIEEQEELKLDVQLHPELLKYDRLYESVTQSEILNRKETNPDLGFGLDYIPVAERNDMNFSDNGKDIIMPMVTVSVPIFNSKYKSKTIQNGLRQEEISAQKINQKNKLKTLLSQAISSRESARIKYNIQMKNYSQAKDAEEILIKNYETGTINFNDVLDIQELQLKFQMNQIEAVKNYYMESALINYLGINE, via the coding sequence ATGAAATTTAATCATGTACATAAAGTAATGCTACTTTTTATGTTGCTTTTGGTCCACGTATCACAAGGGCAAAACTTAGAAAGTTTCTTGGAGCAGGCGGAAGCCAATAATCCAGAAGTGCAAGCCTTTGAACTTAGATATAATATCTCCAAAGAGAAAGTAAATGAGGTGAACACCTTACCGAACACCGAAGTAAGTGCGGGTCTGTTTATAAGCGAACCAGAGACTAGGACCGGGGCACAGAAGGCTAGGTTTTCTGTGAAACAAATGATGCCATGGTTCGGTTCTATTACGGCGAGGGAAAATTATATCGCGGCCCTGTCCGAAGTGGATTACTTGGACATGGTCATTATTAAACGCAAACTAAGGTTATCGGTATCCCAATCTTATTACAGATTATATGCGATCAAAAAACAGCAAGCGGTACTGGCAGAAAATATAGAACTTTTAAAAAATTATGAAAAACTGGCATTGACCTCCTTGGAAGTAGGTAATGCTTCGGCTGTGGACGTGTTGCGTTTGCAAATCCGACAAAATGAATTGCAGGCCCAAAAAGAGGTTCTGGTACTGGACTATGTTTCCGAAGAAATCCTTTTTAACAATCTTTTGAATAGGGAAGGTGAACTACCAATTGATTTAACGGATAATTTATCTGTGATCGAGGAGCAGGAGGAGCTGAAATTGGATGTACAACTACATCCGGAATTACTGAAATACGATAGACTTTATGAATCAGTAACCCAATCTGAAATACTGAACCGCAAAGAGACGAACCCCGACCTTGGTTTTGGGTTGGATTATATCCCGGTTGCCGAACGAAATGATATGAATTTTAGTGATAATGGTAAGGATATCATTATGCCGATGGTAACTGTTTCTGTTCCCATATTCAATTCAAAGTATAAGTCCAAGACCATACAGAATGGCTTGCGGCAAGAGGAAATTAGTGCCCAGAAAATAAATCAAAAGAACAAATTAAAAACGCTGTTGAGCCAAGCAATTTCATCTAGGGAATCGGCCCGTATCAAATATAATATTCAGATGAAAAATTACAGTCAGGCTAAAGATGCGGAGGAAATATTGATCAAAAATTACGAAACGGGCACCATAAATTTTAATGACGTATTGGATATCCAAGAGTTACAGCTAAAATTTCAAATGAATCAAATTGAAGCCGTGAAAAATTATTACATGGAATCGGCCCTTATTAATTATTTGGGCATTAATGAATAG
- a CDS encoding efflux RND transporter permease subunit, with product MLNKSIKFFIDNKLVAVMLLILFVGWGTMNAPFNWNLGFWPNDPVAVDAIPDIGENQQIVFTKWEGRSPQDIEDQITYPLTTSLLGIPGVKTIRSSSMFGFSSIYIIFEEDIEFYWSRSRILEKLNSLPNNLLPEGVNPSLGPDATGLGQIFWYTLEGRDENGAVTGGWDLQELRSVQDYYVKFALSSASGVSEVASIGGYVQEYQIDVKPELMKQYNIGLQEVVKAVKQSNRDIGAQTLEINQAEYLVRGLGYIKSLDDIKNAVVSSTDYASIRIKDIANVSLGPAVRRGILDKEGAEVAGGVVVARYGANPLEVINNVKDKIKELSAGLPSKQLSDGRTSQLTIVPFYDRSELIQETLGTLNEALTLEILITILVIIVMVFNLRASILISGLLPVAVLMVFISMKLFGVDANIVALSGIAIAIGTMVDVGVILAENIIRHIDEDEGKLSMDAIVYNATAEVSGAILTAVLTTIISFLPVFTMIGAEGKLFRPLAFTKTMALTASIIIALFLIPPFAAYLFRKRNYKINFRYIINIVLMVVGLSTIIMGYWLGVLLVAFGIVGVLKLRDYLNDKKANLVNISISVIAIIMLLSIYWRPLGFDRGVFMNLLFVSLICFGLLGVFYVFQKYYLRILAWALQNRLLFLLVPATVLVFGIWVMRNTGKEFMPALNEGTFLLMPTSLPHSGVAENKRVLQQLDMAVASIPEVETVVGKAGRTESALDPAPLSMYENIIKYKPEYLLNKKGERQRFKVDNEERFLTANGGYVVNPNLEKERTENTNTTGAVAFYEVTSENLIPDSSGEYYRNWRPEIQSPNDIWNEIVRVTRLPGVTSAPKLQPIETRLVMLQTGMRAPMGIKVKGQDLKQIESFGLQLETILKETEGVKDEAVFADRIVGKPYLLIDINREQLARYGILIEDVQRVLEVAVGGMTLTQTVEGRERYGVRVRYPRELRENPEDIKNIYVPVANGASVPLSELVTIRYEKGPQVIKSEDTFLVGYVLFDKLDGFAEVNVVENAQALIEQKIAEGELIVPKGISYRFTGTYENQLRAEKTLSVVVPLALLIIFLILYFQFRSVMTSLMVFTGITVAFAGGFIMIWLYGQDWFFNFNFFGENLRELFNMKVINLSVAVWVGFIALFGIATDDGVVMATYLTQTFDKEKPSTIKEIRAATLEAAQKRIRPCLMTTVTTILALLPVLTSTGKGSDIMIPMAIPIFGGMIIDITSYFIVPVLYSWRQEISKGKQANLLQNESII from the coding sequence ATGCTGAACAAAAGCATCAAATTTTTTATCGACAACAAGCTAGTAGCCGTCATGCTGCTCATCCTTTTTGTGGGATGGGGAACAATGAACGCTCCTTTTAATTGGAATTTAGGCTTTTGGCCCAATGATCCGGTCGCGGTGGATGCCATCCCAGATATTGGTGAAAACCAACAAATCGTTTTTACAAAATGGGAAGGACGGTCCCCTCAGGACATCGAGGATCAGATTACCTATCCTTTAACCACCTCCTTATTGGGGATACCAGGGGTAAAGACCATTAGAAGTTCTTCCATGTTCGGATTTTCGAGCATCTATATCATCTTTGAGGAAGATATAGAGTTCTATTGGAGCCGTAGCCGTATCCTTGAAAAATTAAATTCCCTCCCCAATAACCTGTTACCGGAAGGGGTAAACCCATCTTTAGGACCTGATGCTACCGGACTTGGACAAATATTTTGGTATACCCTCGAGGGAAGGGACGAAAATGGAGCAGTAACTGGAGGCTGGGACCTTCAGGAATTGCGAAGCGTTCAGGATTACTATGTAAAATTTGCCCTTTCATCAGCAAGCGGGGTATCTGAAGTAGCTTCTATTGGAGGTTATGTTCAAGAATACCAAATTGACGTGAAACCTGAGCTGATGAAGCAATACAACATTGGTCTTCAGGAAGTGGTCAAAGCCGTTAAACAGAGCAATCGTGATATTGGGGCCCAAACGTTGGAGATTAACCAGGCAGAATACTTGGTTAGAGGATTGGGCTATATAAAATCCTTGGACGACATTAAGAATGCTGTGGTCAGTTCAACGGATTACGCATCCATAAGAATAAAGGACATCGCCAATGTTTCCTTAGGTCCTGCCGTTCGAAGAGGCATACTGGATAAAGAAGGGGCCGAAGTTGCCGGTGGGGTGGTCGTGGCCAGATATGGTGCCAATCCTTTGGAGGTAATTAATAATGTTAAGGATAAGATCAAAGAATTGAGTGCTGGTTTGCCCTCAAAGCAATTGAGCGATGGTCGTACTTCCCAATTGACCATAGTTCCATTTTATGATCGTTCAGAATTGATCCAAGAAACGTTGGGAACCCTCAACGAAGCCTTGACCCTCGAAATATTGATCACCATATTGGTAATTATTGTTATGGTCTTTAATCTTCGGGCTTCCATACTTATTTCGGGCTTGCTACCTGTTGCCGTATTGATGGTGTTCATATCCATGAAACTTTTTGGAGTGGATGCCAACATTGTAGCATTATCTGGGATAGCCATTGCCATAGGAACCATGGTAGATGTGGGGGTTATCCTGGCAGAAAATATTATTCGCCATATTGATGAGGACGAGGGAAAATTATCTATGGATGCCATCGTATACAATGCTACTGCCGAGGTGTCGGGAGCCATCCTTACGGCGGTGTTGACAACTATTATCAGTTTCCTTCCTGTATTCACCATGATAGGGGCAGAAGGCAAGCTATTTAGGCCCTTGGCGTTCACAAAAACAATGGCACTTACGGCTTCCATTATCATTGCCTTGTTTTTAATACCTCCCTTTGCAGCCTATCTGTTTAGAAAGAGAAACTACAAGATAAATTTTAGATATATCATCAATATAGTACTGATGGTGGTTGGCCTTAGCACCATTATTATGGGGTATTGGTTAGGTGTCCTATTGGTAGCCTTTGGAATTGTGGGTGTTTTAAAATTAAGGGATTATCTCAATGATAAAAAAGCCAATCTTGTCAATATTTCTATCTCTGTAATTGCAATTATCATGCTCTTGTCCATTTATTGGCGACCTCTTGGTTTTGATAGAGGAGTATTTATGAACCTGCTTTTTGTAAGCTTAATATGTTTTGGCCTGTTGGGGGTATTTTATGTTTTCCAAAAATATTATTTAAGAATCCTTGCATGGGCTTTACAAAACAGATTGCTCTTTTTATTGGTTCCTGCCACGGTATTGGTTTTTGGAATCTGGGTCATGAGAAATACCGGAAAGGAATTTATGCCTGCCCTAAATGAAGGTACATTCCTTTTAATGCCAACATCACTTCCCCATTCGGGAGTTGCAGAAAACAAACGCGTGTTACAACAATTGGATATGGCGGTAGCCAGTATCCCAGAGGTGGAAACAGTTGTGGGCAAAGCAGGAAGGACAGAGTCAGCCCTGGATCCCGCACCCCTATCCATGTATGAAAATATCATTAAATATAAACCGGAATACCTCTTGAACAAGAAAGGGGAACGGCAACGCTTTAAAGTTGACAATGAAGAGCGTTTCCTAACTGCAAATGGAGGATATGTGGTTAATCCCAATTTGGAAAAGGAAAGAACTGAAAACACCAACACCACGGGTGCAGTAGCATTTTATGAGGTGACTTCAGAAAACCTAATTCCTGATTCATCCGGAGAATACTACAGGAATTGGCGACCTGAAATTCAATCACCTAATGATATTTGGAATGAAATTGTAAGGGTAACCAGACTCCCTGGAGTTACATCCGCACCCAAACTACAGCCTATTGAAACCCGGTTGGTGATGCTGCAAACAGGGATGCGTGCCCCCATGGGCATAAAAGTAAAGGGACAGGATCTAAAACAGATCGAATCTTTTGGACTGCAATTGGAAACCATTCTCAAAGAGACGGAAGGGGTAAAAGACGAAGCTGTTTTTGCCGATAGGATTGTGGGAAAACCCTATTTATTGATTGATATCAACCGAGAACAGTTGGCACGATATGGTATCCTGATCGAGGATGTACAACGCGTATTGGAAGTTGCCGTTGGAGGGATGACCCTCACACAAACTGTGGAAGGCAGGGAACGATATGGGGTCCGTGTACGTTACCCCAGGGAATTACGTGAAAATCCCGAGGACATCAAAAACATTTATGTTCCCGTTGCGAACGGAGCCTCGGTTCCCTTGAGCGAATTGGTCACGATACGTTATGAGAAAGGGCCTCAAGTCATTAAAAGTGAGGACACCTTTCTTGTGGGCTATGTGCTTTTTGATAAATTGGATGGTTTTGCTGAGGTCAATGTTGTCGAGAATGCCCAAGCCTTAATTGAGCAAAAGATAGCCGAAGGAGAACTAATAGTGCCCAAAGGTATCAGCTATAGGTTTACAGGCACTTATGAAAACCAGCTTAGGGCAGAAAAGACGTTGTCTGTTGTAGTCCCTTTGGCATTGTTGATTATTTTTCTGATCCTATACTTTCAGTTCCGATCGGTCATGACCTCCCTTATGGTCTTTACAGGAATCACAGTAGCCTTTGCAGGCGGATTTATCATGATATGGCTTTATGGCCAGGATTGGTTTTTCAACTTCAATTTTTTCGGGGAGAACTTGCGTGAACTTTTCAATATGAAGGTCATTAACCTAAGTGTAGCCGTTTGGGTAGGATTTATCGCCCTTTTTGGTATCGCTACAGATGACGGGGTGGTGATGGCGACATATTTAACCCAAACCTTCGACAAAGAGAAACCCTCTACTATCAAGGAAATAAGAGCAGCTACCTTGGAAGCAGCACAAAAGCGCATTCGCCCGTGTTTGATGACCACGGTTACCACCATCTTGGCCCTTCTACCGGTATTGACCTCCACGGGCAAGGGAAGCGATATCATGATTCCCATGGCAATTCCCATTTTCGGGGGAATGATCATAGATATTACCTCTTATTTCATTGTTCCAGTTTTATATAGCTGGAGACAAGAAATTTCAAAAGGAAAACAAGCAAATTTGCTGCAAAATGAATCTATAATATAG
- a CDS encoding HYC_CC_PP family protein, with protein MKDIIRHIITFAMAFLVLFSTISFTVDMHFCGKHLVDFSLFKKAETCGMSAMMADIMGEQMSMDMDCCSDVHIVQQGQDDLKISFEKISLEHQFFIASFISSYIDLFEGLDKYVVPFKEYPPPLLVQDVVILDQQFLI; from the coding sequence ATGAAAGATATAATTCGCCACATAATAACATTTGCAATGGCATTTTTGGTGCTGTTCTCCACAATTTCTTTTACGGTGGACATGCATTTCTGTGGTAAACATTTGGTAGACTTCAGCCTGTTTAAAAAGGCGGAAACCTGTGGTATGTCAGCTATGATGGCCGATATTATGGGCGAGCAGATGAGCATGGACATGGATTGTTGTAGTGATGTACATATCGTACAACAAGGTCAGGATGATTTAAAAATATCGTTCGAAAAGATTTCTTTAGAACATCAGTTTTTTATCGCTTCCTTCATTTCTTCCTATATCGATTTATTTGAAGGACTGGATAAATACGTGGTCCCATTTAAAGAATACCCACCTCCCTTATTGGTCCAGGATGTCGTTATCCTTGACCAACAATTCCTTATTTGA
- a CDS encoding response regulator, with translation MNILFIEDDTIETMKLHRTVSKLQFKHQITEAKNGEEALRILRSGSKLPDIILLDLNMPRMSGLEFLKILKDDQSFKYLPTIILTTSENRADLLECYRIGIAGYVIKPLKYEDYEHRLKQVFQYWEINELVKA, from the coding sequence ATGAACATTCTTTTCATTGAAGATGACACTATTGAAACCATGAAACTGCACAGAACAGTTTCCAAGCTTCAATTTAAACATCAGATCACGGAAGCCAAAAATGGAGAAGAGGCATTGCGAATCTTAAGATCGGGTAGTAAATTACCGGATATCATTCTTTTGGACCTAAATATGCCCAGAATGAGCGGCTTGGAATTTTTGAAAATTTTAAAGGACGATCAATCTTTTAAATACCTACCTACCATAATCCTAACAACATCTGAGAATAGGGCCGATCTATTGGAATGTTATCGAATAGGAATTGCCGGTTATGTCATCAAGCCCCTGAAATACGAAGATTATGAGCATCGTTTAAAACAGGTTTTTCAATATTGGGAAATCAACGAACTTGTAAAAGCCTAA
- a CDS encoding heme NO-binding domain-containing protein, producing the protein MKGIVFTEFLEMVESQFGLEVVDDIIENSNLASEGIYTSVGTYEFNEMVSLITQLSERISIPAGELIYTFGLYLFDSLGRAHPEVIQNYNSPIGLLYSIEDHIHVHVKKLYPDAELPTFKILEKTDTSISMIYSSSRGLYRLAHGLMEKCFVHFDSSAVIVYELLNKNGTEVKFDITQNG; encoded by the coding sequence ATGAAAGGAATAGTTTTTACAGAATTTTTGGAAATGGTGGAATCCCAATTCGGTTTAGAGGTGGTGGACGACATCATTGAGAATTCCAATTTAGCTTCAGAAGGAATATATACTTCCGTTGGAACGTATGAATTTAATGAAATGGTCAGTTTGATCACCCAACTGAGCGAGAGGATTTCAATACCCGCTGGCGAACTTATTTATACGTTTGGACTCTATCTTTTTGATAGTCTAGGAAGGGCACATCCAGAAGTTATTCAAAATTACAATTCACCTATTGGCCTATTGTATTCCATAGAGGACCACATCCATGTTCATGTAAAAAAATTGTATCCAGACGCTGAGCTACCAACTTTTAAAATTTTAGAGAAGACAGACACTTCAATTTCCATGATCTACTCCTCCTCAAGGGGGTTATATAGATTGGCCCATGGTCTCATGGAAAAATGTTTTGTTCATTTTGACAGCAGTGCGGTTATTGTTTACGAACTCTTAAATAAAAATGGGACGGAGGTAAAATTTGATATTACCCAAAATGGATAG